The genomic window GTCGCTACGAGAATAATGAAAGCGGGCAACTGCCAGGGAAATGCACCATCAAAGAGGAATACCTTCCATCGGTTCCGTGAGGCAATGACCTCGGGCTCTTTTTCTGCGGCGCTTTTGATACGGAAACGATATTTTTCGTAAACAATTTCACCATCCCCGGTATAGCCAAGCAGTTCACGCGCCTCCTTTTCTATACGGAGTGGGTCTTTTTTCAGAGCAGCGTATTCATTTTCCAGCCGGGAGTTTTCCGCCTCCAGCCGCGCTGCTTGCTCTTCCAGTGCCGTTTTTGTTTCCAGCATTCGGATTCTCTCCTGCCGCGTCTTGCTAATAACCCAGGAAAAGAAAATCACGATGCTGGCTGTTATGAACACGATCAGCACGAATTTCCTGAAATAGGGATTTCCGTCTGCGTATCTGCTCTTTTCTTCGGAAAGAGAAGGCTCTTTAAGAAGAGGGAAGGACTTCTTTTCACCATCATACCTGTCTATTGTGACATCCTGCATGGTTTGCCTCCATAAATGGCGTTACGAGAAAGGTCTTCTTCAATACGCAAGAGCTGATTATATTTGCCTATTCGATCGGTCCGGCAGAGCGAACCGGTTTTAATCTGTCCCGCATTCGTGGCCACAGCAATATCGGCAATGGTGGTATCTTCCGTTTCCCCTGAGCGGTGTGAAATAACGGTGGAGTAGCCGTTCATCCGGGCCAGTTCTATGGCGTTCAGGGTCTCGGTAAGAGTCCCAATCTGATTGACCTTGATAAGGATGGAATTGGCCACCCCCTGCTCAATCCCTTTGGTTAAGATTTCGGTATTTGTTACAAAGATATCATCACCAACCAGCTGGATTTTGTCTCCCAGATTTTTTGTCAGCTTTTTCCAGCCATCCCAGTCCTCTTCCGCAAGGCCGTCTTCTATGCTGCACACAGGGTATTTATTGGTAAACCGTGTATAGAGGTCGATCATTTCTTCGCTGCTCTTCTTTGCGCCGCCTTCCACCCGCAATGCATATTTACCGTCCTTATAAAATTCACTGGCGGCCGCATCCAGCGCCAGGTAGATATCCTTGCCTGCTGTGTAACCCGCTTTTTGTATTGCCTCCAGAATCAGTTCAAAGGCATCTTCCGTTGTCGTGAGATTCGGGGCAAAGCCCCCTTCGTCGCCCACGTTGGTATTATAACCCCGGGATTTCAGCACCGTCCGGAGGTTATGAAAGACCTCTGCACCCATGCGCAACGCCTCGGCAAAACGGTCTGTGCCGACGGGCATGATCATAAACTCCTGGATATCCAGATTGTTGTCCGCATGTTTGCCGCCATTCAGAATATTCATCATAGGAACCGGCAGCACCTTGGCATTTGTGCCTCCAAGGTAGCGGTAGAGCGGGAGACATAAGGAGTTCGCCGCCGCTTTGGCAACGGCAAGGGAAACGCCCAGCATGGCATTCGCGCCCAGTTTTTCCTTGTTTTTTGTTCCATCCAGGGCGAGCAAGAGATTATCAATCTCAACCTGTCTGACAGCATCCATTCCCTCAAGTTTGTGGGTTATAAGTTCATTCACATTTTTAACGGCAGTTTGCACACCTTTGCCGAAGTAACGGAACGGTTTGTCTGAATCCCTGAGTTCCAGCGCTTCCCGCTTTCCCGTGGAGGCCCCCGACGGCACGGCGGCACGCCCCATCGTTCCATTCGTTAAAATTACGTCCACCTCAACAGTCGGATTTCCCCGGGAATCTAAAATCTCCCGCGCCTTAACACAACTAATGGTAGTCAATGAATGCTCCTGTTTTATATGTATGCTTTTGATGGAAGGTAGGTTACAAAAATGAAAAGCATGAATTTTATAGTATATTTCATAGGCCTTGTCAATCAGATTTTAAAAAACAGCATAAATATTTTACTCGACAAAACGAGAGCCATGTTTTAATATATGGCTATAACTCTGCTCATAGTTCCTCGTTTCGTGTTTCGTGTTTCCCAAAAGGAACGCAACAAGTGTTTGCAAACATTCAAAGCTCAAATCAAGGTATCCATGAGTCAAACAGACAGAGATCATAAACCTGCAGAACCTGCAATAGCGCCACATCATACAAAATCCATGAATACCTGGAAGCACATGGTTGCGCATGTATGCATATGGTTTTTGGTCATTGCGCTGGTCATGGTTTACTTTACCTCAACCGGTTCGCCACAGGCGGGACTCCTGGAGGTTGGGGTGGCAGCGTTCATCTTTATTGCCCTGTTTCATCTCGTAATGAAATTCTTCCCGCTCATTTCTAAGATTATTACCTCAATAATTGCCATCGGCTTTGGGGTTGCATTAATCTTCGTGAATTATCATTATTTAAAAGTTGTAAAAACTGACGCGTCGTTTAAGCAACTTTTAGTGGGAGACCTGCTCGTTCATAAGATCGTAAAGACCATCCAGAAAGAGCCCATTACTTCATTAGCGAATAAAGAGAGGCCCCAAACAGTTCCGGAAAACAAGCCGGAAAATCTATCTCCAGAGGTGTCTTTTGATCAACAAACCACGCCCATCGCCAAGCCAATGTCATCTGATCTGAATTCAGTAATATTGCAGGTAACGCCTTTAGCGCCTGCCCTCACAACAAAAACATTCTTTACCAGCGAAAAAAATGCAATTCACGCACTGACAAACAACACATCCGGTGAAATTGCTCACTTACCATTTACCGTAAAAGAATGCGCACCGACAATACGGGACGTTGCAGAAAGATACG from Candidatus Brocadia sp. includes these protein-coding regions:
- a CDS encoding septum formation initiator family protein, which gives rise to MQDVTIDRYDGEKKSFPLLKEPSLSEEKSRYADGNPYFRKFVLIVFITASIVIFFSWVISKTRQERIRMLETKTALEEQAARLEAENSRLENEYAALKKDPLRIEKEARELLGYTGDGEIVYEKYRFRIKSAAEKEPEVIASRNRWKVFLFDGAFPWQLPAFIILVATAYYLLSYHYEYRKLRKSNC
- the eno gene encoding phosphopyruvate hydratase, which encodes MTTISCVKAREILDSRGNPTVEVDVILTNGTMGRAAVPSGASTGKREALELRDSDKPFRYFGKGVQTAVKNVNELITHKLEGMDAVRQVEIDNLLLALDGTKNKEKLGANAMLGVSLAVAKAAANSLCLPLYRYLGGTNAKVLPVPMMNILNGGKHADNNLDIQEFMIMPVGTDRFAEALRMGAEVFHNLRTVLKSRGYNTNVGDEGGFAPNLTTTEDAFELILEAIQKAGYTAGKDIYLALDAAASEFYKDGKYALRVEGGAKKSSEEMIDLYTRFTNKYPVCSIEDGLAEEDWDGWKKLTKNLGDKIQLVGDDIFVTNTEILTKGIEQGVANSILIKVNQIGTLTETLNAIELARMNGYSTVISHRSGETEDTTIADIAVATNAGQIKTGSLCRTDRIGKYNQLLRIEEDLSRNAIYGGKPCRMSQ